The proteins below come from a single Ictalurus punctatus breed USDA103 chromosome 24, Coco_2.0, whole genome shotgun sequence genomic window:
- the LOC128629031 gene encoding E3 ubiquitin-protein ligase TRIM35 has protein sequence MASKFSEEDFSCPVCCEIFTDPVLLCCSHSVCKVCLQKFWETKGSRECPVCRRKSSMEDPPTNLALKNLCETFLQERSQRSSSETETVCSLHSEKLKLFCLDDQQPVCVVCRDSKIHTNHKFCPIDEALTDCKEELKTALKPLQEKLKIFKDCKLNWSQTAEHIKIQAQHTERQIKEEFEKLHQVLRDEEAARIAALREEEEQKSQTMKEKIEKLSRDISSLSDTIRGVEEEMRAEDVSFLQNYEATVRRAQCTLQHPEELSGTLIHVAKHLDNLKFRVWEKMQDAVQYTPVTLDPNTAHPKLIVSADLTSVRRSGEKQKLPDNPERFDVCWCILGSEVFNSGTHCWDVEVGDCTVWYVGVMTESAQRKGNIFSRSGIWCVWYFGGKYRTCSTPQPDALLSVTQNLQRIRVQLDWNRGKLSFSDPLTNTHIHTFTHTFTDKLLPFINVGCNKSPVKILPLQCSVRVNQIS, from the exons ATGGCTTCTAAGTTTTCAGAGGAGGATTTCTCTTGTCCTGTGTGCTGTGAAATCTTCACGGATCCTGTTCTCCTGTGCtgcagtcacagtgtgtgtaaagtgtgtttgCAGAAGTTCTGGGAGACTAAAGGATCCAGAGAATGTCCTGTTTGTAGGAGGAAGTCGTCTATGGAGGATCCTCCCACGAATCTGGCCTTAAAGAACCTGTGTGAGACTTTCTTACAGGAGAGAAGTCAGAGATCTTCATCAGAGACTGAAACAGTCTGCAGTCTGCACAGTGAGAAACTCAAACTCTTCTGTCTGGATGATCAACAGCCGGTTTGTGTGGTGTGTCGGGATTCAAAAATACACACCAACCATAAATTCTGCCCCATTGATGAGGCATTAACAGACTGTAAG GAGGAGCTGAAAACTGCTCTGAAGCCCCtacaggagaaactgaagatcTTTAAAGACTGTAAACTGAACTGGAGTCAGACTGCAGAACATATAAAG ATTCAGGCCCAACACACAGAGCGGCAGATTAAGGAGGAGTTTGAGAAGCTTCACCAGGTTCTACGAGATGAAGAGGCAGCCAGGATAGCTgcactgagagaggaagaggagcagaagAGTCAGACGATGAAGGAGAAGATTGAGAAGCTGAGCAGAGACATATCATCTCTTTCAGACACAATCAGAGGCGtagaagaggagatgagagccGAAGACGTCTCGTTCTTACAA AACTACGAGGCCACAGTGAGAAG AGCTCAGTGCACACTGCAGCATCCAGAGGAGCTTTCAGGAACACTGATCCATGTGGCAAAACATCTGGACAACCTGAAGTTCAGAGTCTGGGAGAAGATGCAGGACGCGGTCCAATACA caccTGTAACTCTGGACCCCAACACTGCTCACCCTAAACTCATTGTATCTGCTGATCTGACCAGTGTGAGACGCAGTGGTGAGAAACAGAAGCTTCCTGAtaatccagagagatttgatgTTTGTTGGTGTATCCTGGGCTCTGAGGTCTTTAACTCAGGGACACACTGCTGGGACGTTGAAGTAGGAGACTGTACAGTGTGGTATGTGGGTGTGATGACAGAATCTGCTCAGAGGAAGGGAAATATATTCTCCAGAAGTggaatctggtgtgtgtggtaTTTTGGTGGTAAATATAGAACATGTTCTACACCACAGCCAGACGCTCTCCTCTCAGTAACACAGAATCTCCAGAGGATCAGAGTGCAGCTGGACTggaacagaggaaagctgtcgTTCTCTGACcctctcactaacacacacatacacactttcacacacacatttactgatAAATTACTGCCATTTATAAATGTTGGTTGTAATAAATCTCCTGTAAAGATCCTCCCACTTCAGTGCTCTGTAAGAGTGAATCAGATCAGTTAG